In Xiphophorus maculatus strain JP 163 A chromosome 9, X_maculatus-5.0-male, whole genome shotgun sequence, the genomic window ATCTCAGCCCTTCACAGTCTGGTGATTATGTGCGACCGTGAAAACCCGCATGTACAATTTTAAACAATCACCTGCTCGCCCTTACTAAACACCGCTAGCGCTCACGCCGTCTCTGGAGAAAGGTGGGATGAGAACCTCGCAAATGAACCtttgtgcagaaaatgaaacCAGACAACGGAGATGCTTTCGCTTTGTGTTGAAAATGTCCCTTTCGGTCTCTCCTTTATTCGAAAGACAATTCACAGAACAGGAACTTGCATGGATTGAGACATGATGTAGTGTTgtcacccccccacccccaaaagACAAGAGGGAGTACTTCACAGACCAGCAAACCCCAGAGAGTCACGCACCACGGCAAGCGGAGGACGCTTGTTGGACTCTTCGCTAATCTTTCATGTGCACTTCCCGCCCTCCACACTGCTGTGCTGTCAGTTGTCCTGTCGGCTATATTTAAACCCTCTCTGCACCTGAGAAATACGAGATGTAGCCAAAGTGTCAATATGTGCACCTGTCGTTTCCAGCGGCGGCTGGCTGACGGGTTCTGTGTGCCATGGTCTGCATGTcaacatgttaataaaaatcTTGAAGCTCTGGGTTCCCCAGTGGTGTGCTCCACTTACCTCAGAAAGCCTTTTAAATTAAGGAtctaaagctgcagcatgtaacctTGGTGCTACATATTTGTTTGCGAGAATGACACGAGACAGAAaacctgtgaaaagatcaatctgcTCCGCCTCACAGCAGAGCTACAATTGCTAGCGGAAGAAACGCACccgctcccgaccaaaaacaaccaatcagagccaggaggagggtcttagcgctgtcgaTCAATGCTGTTAAATGTGCTAACGGCGacttactgttacaggagaagttagcactgggaggtgctcaatcttttcacagattatctgtctcataccatactgtcacgacatggtgacggtttcaataaatatgtaaaaaaaaaaaaagtttaataaaaattacacactgcagctttaataaaatgCACCAGAGTGGAGCTGAAATGTGATCTTCCTCACTAACTCACCTTGAGTTTAGACATTataattccaaaaaaaaaaataaataaatacatcagtCACATAGTAGAATGTTAAGTTATAGtgatattataataataacaaatgaTAACCAAATCTGTTGTAAATGTTCTTAGTGATGACTGTAATGGCCTTAAACCGGCACCTAATGCTTACTTTATGAACTAGTACGtcaatatatacatacatataaaatgctttgcaaaagtattcatgcgaAACATGATTCAAGCCTgcgaagaaaaaaggaaaaaagattgCTGTGATCATATGGGAGCAACATTACAGAGTTAGAATCATTTCTTGAGTGGGGAcagacagggaagctggtcactGATGTGGATGTGAATAGAGCTAAAACAAGGTAATACTGgaagaaaagctgtttttcttgcACGAAAATGACCTTAAAAACAAGGCTAAAGCTGCAGCCGATTGGGTTTTAAATCGTATCGTCTAAATCGAGGATccgtggcaagacttgaaaatctGCATTGGCAGATATTCTTTGTCTAATCTGACTGAGAATGTCAGCTTTATCGCAGAGGATAGAAAAATTTCAGTCAATCAGACGTGCGAAGTTGGGAGAGATGTACTCCAAAAAAAGGTGAAAGGTGCATCTATAAAGTATCGACTCAGAGTGGCTGATTACATCTGGATGGCAGAGGATTAAGAGAACAGTAGTGAACAAACATCAAGGTACATTGGGAAGACGCTGGCGACGGCTGGGTATGCGCCACATAGGGATGCTGCGCTAGAGGGGGTTCCAAAATTACAccgtaaaaaaaaataaaaaattaaccaGCATTTTCTGTATCATCATTTCAGGTTCGAGTCTGGCTCCGCCCATCATCTTGGTTGTTGTGTCTTTGGGCGAGACACTTCACCCGCCTTGCCTTGCCTGCCAGTGGCGGTCAGAGGGCCCGGTTGGGGCCAGCACATTGCAGCCTCGCCTCTATCAGCCAGTAGGTTGCCACCATCAGCATGCGAATGAATAGATGAATTCATTTCACACTACTGAATGTACAAGTGCTATAAAGTGCTATGCAAGTACAATCCGTTTACCATTTGCTGCTCGGACACcaacatgtcttttttttgggCCTACATTCAGAAAGCTAACCCAACCCGTTACCCTGAACTCAGGGTAATGAAACATggagtgaaacatggtggtggctgcatcatgtGATGGAGATGATTGGACAGGAAGACTGGCCAAAGTTGATTTGAATGtagatttctttgtttaaaaaaaaaaagaacataattcttcacaattatgcaccactttgcATTGGGTctgctggaagaaaaaaaaaatccctacaAAGAACGTTTGactacttttgcaaagcattaTACATGATGATCAGCTGTTAGTGAAGAATGTCCCATTTACGAGTCACATGTTTTGTTGCTGAAGCCACGCTCCAATTGTACTTTTCAGTACAAGTGTTCTGGACAAACCCAGCTGATGTAACAAAGAGGGTTCTTACTGGTCGATAATCAACCGTATGAATCTGGAAACCATGACTACAGAATTAATACAAGCAGTAGCAAACTTTCACTGAATTTAAATAGCTCGAAGGTCCttcttttgttcacatttccacaagtattcaagtaagagtaatTCTAACAGAACCGGCTTCTGAAATCGAACGTGTCGACGGTGTTGAACCCCCAGAAAAGCCTCCTTGACCACGGGGACGTCACCGGATCGGAGGACGCTGTGGACTGTTGCGGAttaaaggaaacaaagaggTCCACCGGTCGGAGGACAGAAGCAGGTCTTCAGGAATTCTGCGGTTGATCAGAAAATTTCACACCCACATGAGAGATTTGTCAAAGAGGCTGTTGCAGCTGTCCGGATTCCTGAGAGGGGTCAGGGGCGGAACAATAGCTTCTCAGTCAGAGggggttttgggtttttttcccccaccccAGAAAAATACTGTAGTTTCTTCTTTCAGCACTTTTAGTGAGCAGGTCTCTGTTTAATATCGGTAAGTCAGTAATGCTGGGGTTTGCTGTTGTGCTTAGTCACAGGCCGGACGGAGAAGTCACTGCAGTAAGGCCGAACTTAACGCTGCCACCCTGGATCCATGTCCCGAGGAAGGCCCCCCCATCTCAGGGGTTTTTTATGGCCCCGGTTTGAACAGGATTTGAGGAGGGATTAGTGCTTCTAAAAAGGACAGAGGTCGGCCAGAGTAATGGCAGCACAAACCAGCCCCCGTCTCTTGTTTtacccccccccacccaccccaACTCCTCCGCGTCTCCACGGGACCCTCCTGGTGTCGAACAGGCAGCACGGTGAGAAAATAAGCTTCCTTCTCCTCGTTTCAAATCCAACTGAGTCCGATTGgctgctctttctctctcccccccAACCACCcaatctcacacacacacatacacacacaacctcctcctcctcgtctttTCGGTATCACCATTTCTCCAGTTCATCGACCCAGCTCGGGTGAGgataaaaacaacccaagagGCACGCTTGAGAGCTCCTAGTGGACTGCATTCCTGCAGCCTGTTTTGTTATTCCACCTTCTGCCCCTCAGCCTTGATTAGGAGGACCCTGCAGGAGGGGAGAAACAGAGAAGTTAAACATTTAAGTCATGCTACTGCTGCACAGTGGATCAGAGGCATTCGAGtggcacaaaaaaaagtgtgtatGTGCGAACGCGACGCATAGGGGCGCCATGCCAAAAGGGGCGCCATACGTCGGGATAGCTTATTTCTGGGTTTCTGTTGAAAACCTGCTTGGAAGTGGGTATGCGTAGACCTCAGTACGGACACCGGGACACTGCGGGGAGGCGATGTGCTGACGGCTTGCAGGCCTCGCGGCGGTGAAGGACCTTGCTTTGTACCAGCTGCTGGTGACAGCGCGGTTGTAACCTCGCTAGGAACCCTACCCTGTCGCAGACCGCCACGAAACGAACAATGGCTCTCTTCTTGACAGCACAGTGACTCACTGCCAGCCCCCCTCCAGCTACCCATGAGGGGACCGGGCTGTGCCAGGGACACAACAACGAGCCCTCTGTGGAGCAGCAGAGCTGTTGGTCGTTAAAGGGAGTCGAGATATTTCTGATGGTCTCACTTTGAAGGCTCCTGTATTTAGCATTTAGACAgcaatatatattatatatatatatatatatatatatatatatatatatatatatatatatatatatttttttttttttacaaacgcAATAAATCACATGCAGTGCATTGGTAATGTATTCaatatttttccccccactaCAAGCACAAACCTGAACTGGGTTTTCTTAGATTTTATAAGATACACAAATAGTTGTATATGAGGAAAAGggattttttggacaaaaaaagaaaaaaaaaaaaaagcatccacATGGCCATGTTTCACCATAGGAGTGATGTGTTCAGGGTCTTAATCAGGATTACTTTTCCATCACAGAAAGCgtgaaaacaaaagtttctgtCCCATCTGATCAGAACACCATCTGGCTTTCCTCTCAACACTTTCCCATAAAGGCCAGATCTCTGCCTTCCATTACTAGCGGTCATCCGGCTAACGGATTCTTTCACCTGATTTCAGCctcttcatcacttcctgtcctgTCTGATTTAAACTGAGACTAAATTACACATAAATAGACTcttatttagtcattttggGTAACTATCCACCTTTGGGCATCAAACACAAGGCGCTTTGTGTGCAAAATTtgtattactaaaaaaaataataataataataatgattctAAAAAAAGTCTATCATTTTCCAGTCACATAATAACTATCCACTACTTTGGGTCAGAAAATCCCCAAGAAAATATTTGTGGTGGCAACAGGTCAAAAAGTGGAAAGGTTCAACACTATGTAACAAGGCATCGTCATTCATTAGCCAGGGCCGGTTAGCAACTGAAAGGGAAAGGCTGATCTGATCAGTAAAACTGTAACACAGCAGCAAGATATTATTGTTATctataacattaaaacaacaggGAGCAAAGTGCAAATTGCCAAACGGATATCGCGGTTCTATGACTTgagattgataaaaaaaaaacaaaaaaaaaaacgagatcAACAAGTGGCCCTCGGCCTCTCTCTACATTTTGGGAGGTTCAGACTCCCAAATGTCCCTGCGTGTGGATGTAAGAGGACGCGTTTAAATGTTCACACAGCGACTGCGTGAAGTGGCGTTTGACCCCCTTTTCTGTGATCAAAACGAGCGAACGTGTGTTTTTCTGGGGCTCTGGTTTCAGTCAAGTGAAGGTCACGGGTTATAACCCAGCAGCAAAGCACTCACCCACTTCCTGTGCTGATGGAAACGTAAGTATAACGCGAGGTAGAGAGAGACTGCACTACTGTAGTCACTGCTTTCTCTCTCTGAGATAAAATCTCAATCGTTGCattggttttttttgtgctttttgcacGGTCTTaccccccctccacacacacatacactcacacGCTGCTTTCCGATCCTCATCTGCTTTTCTCCACCACGGTGTTCCTCTCGTAGCCCAGCTGCCTCATCACTTCGCTGCAGTAGGCCTCCACCTGGCCGATCTGCTCCACGTTCAGCCGCTCCCGCCACGCGTAGATCGCCTCCTTCGCGTCCCTGGACGATATGAGGAAGGGCTTGTCCGACGAGTAGCCCTGGCCGTGCGTCATGTTCAGCGCGAACCTCTCCAGCGCCGGGAAGCTGGAGAGGTTGGAGAAGCGGAAGAGccgctgcagctcctccaaggGGCGCAGCACCAGGTCCTCGTAGCGAAGGCGCAGGTAGTTCCTCCTCACCCACGGGGGAGCGTTCATCACCAGCATCACGTCGCTCAGCCAGTTGTCGCAGATCAGCTCCATGGCGCTCGCCACGTAGCTCTCCGCCCGGTTCATCCTGTTGCTGGGCACCAGCAGCCGCTTGTACTTGTCGCTCTGCTTCTTGCTGCGCAGCACCTGGATGCTCTCCTTCACCAGGGCCTGCTTGGTCTTGAGCCGCGAGTTGTGCACGGCCCGCGGGTCCCTGAAGAGCTGGATGATCTGCAGGTTGATCGCCGGGTCTCTCATCAGCGGGACCAGGGTGCTCAGGTCCAGAACGCGCACCCCCTTGATCACCATCACCGGGTACTTCTTGCACTCCCTCTCCAGCTCGCGCAGGTCCCGCTTCTGGCACTTGGCGCACTGGTCCTCCCGCACCAGCCCGATTTCGTGGCGCCGGTGCGCGTCGCACAGCGGCTCCGAGCAGATCACCTTGTTCATCTTCCAGCCGAAGATGAACGCCGTGGTGATGTTCTGCGAGCCGGCGTAAAGTTTGAGGACGGAGAAGTCGCAGCGGTACAGGGCGTTCATCATGTCGCGCACCGCGCCCTGCAGGCTGCCCGCGTCGCCGGGGTACAGCGCCTGCCAGATGTGCCACATGGGCTCGTACAGGTAGAAAACGTCCGGGTGCTGGTTGAACAGCTCCCCCAGAAACGACGAGCCGGTCCTCCAGGTGGCGTGCAGGTAGATGTGCGTCCGGGTCTGGGTCCTGTTCGTCGGCGCCGGGTTCTCCGCCGCGTCGCTGCCGTTGGCTTTGAACCCGTTATCCCAGAGGAGCGCCACCGTCTTCTCCAGGTCGGGGCATCTGGGCTGTTGCTGCGGCAGTTTGGCATTCTGGGCGGATTTATCCCGGTTATCTAACACGTAGGGGATAAGCAGAAGTAAACCTGTATATGCCAGAATCAAAACCAAGTACTTCTTGTGGAGCCTCCTCTTCATTTCCTTTCGCCGAGAGGGGGGCTGGGAGCTTGTTTTCACAAGAGTCGGCGGCGCAGCGGTCTGTGGAGCGCCCCGGTCGCTACTGTAAAGTTATTCCTCTGTGTGTTAGTGTGGGTGCGCATCAATTGTCATCCGGCGAGGCAGAGCGGCGCTCTGGGTAGGCGTGGTGTCAGACAGCGCAACGGGTCTATTCATGTAGGACCGCCCCACCCGGAGGCGGTCCGACATGCGAGAATAGACCCGTTGCCGTGTTGTTATTGTTTACGTCCGGAAATTTCGCGCCTGcgcacaacgctggagggcGAAAAGACTGTTCTTTTACATAGTTCTGCTAACAAAAAGGAACCTGGAGATATACGTAGGTATTATTATGTTTAGTACAATGCGCCACAGCAGAGGGGAAAAATAATGCAGGAAAACCTTTGAAGAATAACTAAAAACCACTcataatcttcttttttttttctcgctctcgGTGTCGGCTAGGCTACAAGCAGACTCGTTgcccatagcaactgacaaccaCTAATGTTATCGGGAAtcaacacacaaaaatacacgCAAGATGGATACTTTTTGTAAATTGTTTCAGGTGGAGATTTCCGTGGCAAGTTTATGccctaaatgaaaaatgtaaaaactttaattgattttttttttttttttttgctatatatttttgttgctcCTTTTCTATGGCTAGAAACGAACTAAATAGAccaaataggaaaaaaataagcgccaaaaaagttaaataactgTAAACATTCAGGGAAATGTCAGACTACTcttggttttattaaaaaatatgacttgTTTAATGTATTGTTGTGCAGGAAAAGGAGAACAAAAATTCATAATAATATTTATGCGTCAtcgattgtaaaaaaaaaaaaaaaaaaagaagaagcaaattTTGGCCCCAGAGGACTCTCAACTCGGGGACTTTAGCCCTCGGTGAAAACAAGGTTggagacccctgctttagatgatttattaaatatagtCATGTTTCTATAATAATGGCCTATGtctatttcacttttttgttgccaaaatgttttttgcataaatgaaaaaaagtcacTACCTCTTTTTTGCCAagagatgatttaaaaaaagactttcactTTCACTTTGGCCATTGCTTTAGGAAGGCAACAATATGCAGCatagtggaaaaaaatgcaaatatatattcatttaaaattttcctacattttatttatttatttatttatttatttgacctttCCTGAGCTCGGAGGATAAAGGATACACGTTTATCTCGTTTCCTTCCTAAACCCTGCTTGACTGGaagcaggaagcaaacaggCAAGGATGTGATCCTCTGGACTGCAGCTGGTTTTGGTTCCCTAttcaaaaaagagaagaaaaattcTTATTCCAACTTTCTCTATAGAATCTTTAGCAGCTTGACATGCAACATCAAtcgttgctatgacaacaaaaCAAGCACGAGGCAGACAATAAGCACTAAAAAGGGATCCAATCCCTGTGACTACACAGTAACGCTACACCCGCCCGTCCACACGCTTTCCAAAACAGAGAATAACaataactattaaaaaaaaataaaaaatgtatatgtcATCCAATcagttgctttgtgttgctctcCAAAGAATATGCTACACCTTCACAGTTTTCAGATCCTTGAGTATTGTTTACAGTCATGAAAATCCCCAAATATTAATACAACTCGCCTGATATGGGCCTATGAGTTATAGATAAAGTAATTAATTGTTGCAAAAATATGcattcataaaagaaaaaaaaagaaaagaaaaatccgtGGGGTTCCAAAATATCCGGCCTCCTGCCCCTGGAAGTTCTTTCTTAAG contains:
- the chst7 gene encoding carbohydrate sulfotransferase 7 gives rise to the protein MKRRLHKKYLVLILAYTGLLLLIPYVLDNRDKSAQNAKLPQQQPRCPDLEKTVALLWDNGFKANGSDAAENPAPTNRTQTRTHIYLHATWRTGSSFLGELFNQHPDVFYLYEPMWHIWQALYPGDAGSLQGAVRDMMNALYRCDFSVLKLYAGSQNITTAFIFGWKMNKVICSEPLCDAHRRHEIGLVREDQCAKCQKRDLRELERECKKYPVMVIKGVRVLDLSTLVPLMRDPAINLQIIQLFRDPRAVHNSRLKTKQALVKESIQVLRSKKQSDKYKRLLVPSNRMNRAESYVASAMELICDNWLSDVMLVMNAPPWVRRNYLRLRYEDLVLRPLEELQRLFRFSNLSSFPALERFALNMTHGQGYSSDKPFLISSRDAKEAIYAWRERLNVEQIGQVEAYCSEVMRQLGYERNTVVEKSR